The Nicotiana sylvestris chromosome 6, ASM39365v2, whole genome shotgun sequence genomic sequence tgtattttttattaatttaacaaataaacacgcacagacaaaatgcaaacaatacaaaattcacaacaattgcaaacaattaaaaattgttttatttttggaattttttcgGGAGTAAtcctcatatagggcaaaaatcacgtgcttacaatgaccACAGacataaaacagcagattgcagGTTTTtgcaaagtgaagttgatcatttattaaaacaagggtaccttactgagttgttcagtgagaaaggcaagcaagcttacatgaagaacaggcaggggcctccaaaaccaccttctcccaaaagaactgtcaacgttataagtgggggtgaagacgtcaatggtatatcatatacaacagctaacaaaatttccaaagtaacaattacccaagggaaacgggtgcggcatgttttagaggaagacaatgttacattcaatgatgcagatgcagatggcgtaTTAACTCCTCATAACAACgcattggtaatatctttaattatacatgatactaatgtgaaacgagttttgattgatccaggtagttccgtgaacattattttactgagagtattacgtgagatgcaagctgaagataaaatGATACCAATGGTGCATACTCTAgctggatttgataattctagtgtccttacgaaaggagaggtaacactcaccataTTCGCTGAAGGAGTCGttaaagatacaaagttccaggtggtagatatggagatggcttacaacatgattcttgggagaccatggatccacgaaatagatgttgttccttcaaccttgcattaAGTTATTAATtttccatcgccatggggaatctGTCAAAATCGGGGAGATCAACATACAGCCAGGGCTATCAACTCtgttgcagatacaagcacgagaaatgaaggtaaatagcaatcacagaagacaGTTGACGTCACCACAACACAAatctcaactgaacaagggcaaacAGATGTATATTCAAGgtctgataccattcaagaaccagaagagaatgaaaatatcaaaacaacaatagagAAATTACAGCCTATCGTGTTATTTGCTCAATGGCCTGACAAAAAAGTCTATGTTGGAGCCAAggtatgagaggtaagttaattgaatttttaaaaactaacgtggattgctttgcttggtcccattctgacatgacaggaataccccCGCAGGTGATGAcccataaactaaatgaagatccatcatgcCCTCCtatcaagcaaaagaaaagaaagcaatgaactttcaagaatcaggtgattcaggaagaagtccaaaaattgctaaaaattggttctattcgtgaggtaaaatatcctaactggttagctaacattgttgtagttccaaagaagaacggtaagtggcgggtttgtgtagattacacagatcttaataaagcctgctctaaagattcttttccactaccatacatagatcaattgattgatgcaaccgcaggtcacgaactattaagttttttagatgcatattcaggttataatcagattaaaatggacccgggagatgaagaaaaaacttcattcataacagacaaggggacttactgttataaggtaatgccttttggtttgaagaatggagGTGCAAtgtatcagaggttagttaccaaaatattTCAAGAGTATTTAGGAAAGACTattgaggtatatatagatgatatgcttgttaaaactcagtattcaaaagatcacatatcacacttatctgacacattttcaattttgcgcaaataatatgaagttaaatcccgaaaaatgtgcgtTTGGCGTTGCATCAgacaagtttttgggttttctcatttctaatcgtggtattgaagtaaatcctgcacaTATCAAGGCCATTGAGGAAATCCCtgatatactttcaaacaagaaagaagttcaaagattaacatggagaattgcagccttgggaagatttatttctaaatcatcagagaagtgtttcaaattcttctcagcccttaagaagcaggatcatttcgaatggaatgaggaatgtcaacaggcactcaggaatttgaaaacgtacttatcaaatccacctttgctggcaaaaccaaaggctggggaaagactaCTTATTTACCTTGCTGTTTCGGAAGTCGTGGTAAGCActgttttggtccgagaagaacaaggtaaacaatcccctatctactatgttagtaaatctttgttagatgcggagacgcggtaccctcagttagaaaaacttacacttgcattaatcatggcatctagaaagttaagaccttactttcagtgtcatcctattgtcgtagtaactgcctaccctttacgtattatattacataagcatgagctATCAGGTAGGCTAGCTAAGTGGgaaatagagttaagtgaatacgaaatcacgtACCAACCTAGAattgctataaaatcacaagtgttagttGATTTCGTGGCCGATTTTAGCCAAGAGATGCAGTTAGAAGCaaaaaaagaattacaggtaCTCAATGAGGCTAACCCaagaacttggactttattcactgatggctcatctaatgtaaaaggtgcaGGTTTAGGGATTGTCTTGGTACCACCTATGGGTGAGACCATTcgacaagctattaaatgtcactctataactaacaatgaagcggagtatgaggctatgattgtaggtctagaattggcacgagagcttggcataaatcagattataattaagagtgattcacaactcgtggttaatcaaatgctggggacttatgcAGCTAGAGAAGTaaggatgcaacaatacttaaaaaaggtacgagaattgataaagcaatttcaaacctggaaagttatacaaataccaagggatgaaaatgttgaagcagacgccctagctaatctcgcatatGCAGCTGATGTGGCAAGCGATACAAACACCTCAGttatacatttgtttcattcagttctcgatcctgataagaatgaggtaaattttaataatttaacttgggttggaggaacgagattgttgcttttttgcagtatggtaccatTCCTGATGATAAGAAGAAAGCTCATGCGCTTCGAAAGAAGGCTGCTCGATactgcttaaagcaaggcaatctgcATCGTAAAATATTCAGTGGTCCcctagcaagatgcctcggaccttcacaaacggagtatgtaatgaaagaaatacacgagggacattgcgggaatcacacatgaggaaggtcattggtaagaaccttaattagggcaggttattactggcctaaaatggaaaaagaagcagaaagtttcgtggccaaatgtgataaatgtcaaagatacgataataatatgcatagacctgtagaattattacatccggtcattgccccatggccatttatgaaatggggaatggatatcgtggatacattaccacaagcaaaaggacaagTAAAATTTctgctcgtactcactgattattttactaaatgggtagaggcaggagcatttaaacaggtgcgagaaaaggaagtcaaagattttctttggcggaatatcatatgccgattcagtgtaccaaaggagatcgtgtgtgataatggtcctcaatttattggagcacaaatcacagaattctttcaaagttggcaaattaaaaggattacgtcaacaccttatcatccggagggtaatgggcaagcagaatcaacgaacaaggttattatcaataatttaaagaaacgatTAGAGGAATTAAAAGGTAACTGGCCCGAATTGTTACCTgaagttttatgggcatatcgcacaactgcaaaaacaagtacaggagaaacactattttcattggtttatgaagctgaggctttaattccagttgagataggggaaccaagtacgcGGTTCACATAGGagacacaagaatctaatgacaAGGAAATGCGGGTCAATCTAGATTTACCCGAGGGGaggagagaagctgcattgataagaatggcagcacaaaagcaagtcatagaacaatattacaaccgaaaagcatgcctcagattcttcaaagtgggggacttcgtgcttaaaaaggtttttcaatccgTAAAGGCAGCTAACgcgggtaaattaagtccaacatgggaaggaacCTATAGAGTTTGTGATATTGCAGGCAAGAGAGCATATgagctggaaacaatggatggcaagatactacctttaCATTGGAATGgtgttcatttgaagagatatTATTTTTAAGGAATACCTATGGTCAGGTATCACTatttcaaatttaatttttgaattgttaaaattttactaacgattttagatgataggcaaaaagctaacccgtactaaatgatgagtcacgacctgtaaggcacacagaataacctaaaattcctggcatagggttacaattattctgatagaaattcataCGGGTTAAGCAACCTTCATCTAAAATCGCACCTCCGAgccccgtatgtttttccttttcaggaaaaggaccaaatgagaaaatctatcaagtgctcgaggcttcatgctttaacactcaaacacttgggggactacataatatatacagatatgtgtataaagaaggcaaagaagattaagaaaaatcaagcctaaaagagttaagtgcagagtaaaagtcacaaGGTCACAAGATGAAGCCACTAGCTAAGGCCAAATaaaaacctcactatagttagggcaaaggctatgtactaaaatGGGTTATAAGAAAAAACCCCGTgtttattattcttcttttgaaaaaatctgttacaagaaaaacaattacgagaaagttatagatataactcaaatacatgtaaaatattattcaaaacttgtcaaagttatttcaaagaaacatgtgtgttcctatttcttttatcgtatggtaacaccattatgaagttgagacgtcttcttcattaagtgtcaaaatataaaagggtcctcttttataaaactcatgtttaattagttagtcatgagattaacagaagcattttcgaaGAATAAAAATGTgaattattctataagtccttaaaaataaaggcaagaataaagcagacagaagtttaagataataacatgaaaaacttcttaatatctaaaaactgaagactaagtacaaacttagtcatAAAGCTATGAAATTATTTATACAAATTGCcccataaaagacttggggactaGCGTTTCCAAATCCAACCCTCAAATGAAActaagggtttgattacaattttccaaaataaaaacaaaaaacaaaatcattaaaatgattaaaactggttactgagaagtttgtggaactAAAGCAGGAGCATCAATATCAGTGGGCTCGATTTGGGTAGGTGCATTAACAGATGTggtttcaacttggcttgcaACAACATGCTCGATTGGGCTTGAAAGAGTTGGGATTCtcgtatcagcttcaacatttacgggagcttcaaccacgggagaagggaagtcctgagtttgctgagctttttcaatggtttcattgatcttagctaactctgtaagcacgtga encodes the following:
- the LOC138871781 gene encoding uncharacterized protein, with translation MVVVWAVVNGGERRSSRSSKHGDLDVKQMQKGQLWDVRCLDADGVLTPHNNALVISLIIHDTNVKRVLIDPGSSVNIILLRVLREMQAEDKMIPMVHTLAGFDNSSVLTKGEVTLTIFAEGVVKDTKFQVVDMEMAYNMILGRPWIHEIDVVPSTLH